TTGCCATTTTCGTTTCGGAAGAGAAATTGGACAGCCACTCTCTGGAAAATGTTTGGGATTTCTTACGGTGAGCTTTTTCTCATTGTGGGAGCTGCGGCTGCTCTTATTGGTACTCTCTTTCTTCTTAATATGAACGTGTAGCTACTAACAGGATGTTGTGTTCGATTATTGAGATCAATTTTAGCCTTGTTGTTTTTTGTGTGACGTTTAAAATCGAGGCCTTATAAGCTAATTTGGTGATTTTACAATCGGATCtgttgtgagacggtctaacaCGGATTATCTGTGTGACTGTGTGATAAGGCAAccatgttcatatttataataaaatttaatatttttggcataaaaatttatattttttcggtgggtgactcaaataagatatacgtctcacaaaattgacccgtgagaccgtcaagagtttttgtgtttacaATTTAGTGTACATTTCTTTTACTATGTTAAAGCTTGGACATTTTTAATGGAAATTAGGGCCAAAGGATCTACCAATAATATCAAGAACAATGGGGAGATTAGCTGGGCGTGCAATTGGGTATGTTCAAATCGCACGCGGCCAGTTTGAAAGTGTTATGCAGCAATCTCAAGCTCGCCAGGTCTGTGTTTCTCGCTCTTACATGCCGTAGGCACGAAAGCCAATTGTTTAAACGGGATCTACTTGTCCACCAAgatatttctttatctgttaCTTCCTAGTTCCAAATGCTATGTTGCACGAGGGGTGTATGAAACAAGGGGAACTGAACGCTTGAGAATAAAAGGACTTGTTGAAGTGcatcaattgtaatttttttctgGGCCATCAAGATGACATTGTTAATGTATTGATCTTAGTGGATTTTATGCATATAGATGTTTGATATGCATACATTgataattttatgttttgttttgaTGGGTGTTACAGCATACTAGCAGGTTTATGTGAGATTTTTTCTCTGTGATGCTTTTTCCCTGTAGCGCTCTTGAATAGCAATGTAATTTTAGTCTATCTTGATTCTTGAGTATGATTATCTTGGAAAATCTGACAGGTACATAAAGAACTGCAAGATACGATGGCTCAATTAGAAGCTATACGCCATGAGATTCGCTCCATTTCTTTCATGAGTCCTGGTCCATTGACAACGAGACTAGTCGACAACATTGCAAAGCCTAAATCCGGTAAGGAAATCACcatatttttcttcattttgtgGTTGTGTAGACCTCTTCTTTTTGCATGACCTTGTATAGTTATATTGCTTGAGCACAGTTGACACAGAAACTTCGAAACCTCCTGATGAGGTTGCAGCGATAGCTGAGACCACAACAACCATTGGCATGCCCAAGGTATTGTGGTAGTTGTGACTTGTGACACTTGACGATGGTCGacttttcaatattattttttaatgaatgacTTGCATGTTGCTTTAAGGATCATAGTTCAACTACCTCATCTCCATGTGACATTCATAGCCAAGCAATGACTTATGCAAGATTGGCCGACACTTCGTCCTTGGGTGTTAAATCTATGGATGAAGTTCTGAATGAGTTAACCGATGAGTCTGGGCAGTTCACTGTGCTTCCCATATCAGCTGAAAGTGCTGGATTGTTGCCAAAGCCGAAAGGTGACTATCTCTACATTCTTCTGAAAGTCTTTACTTTTTTCATCACTTTCCCTCTTTGATTTTGTTGCAATTATTCCGTTCTCGCATTTTTCTGATGTTCATTCATGTACATACGAGGCATAGAGCGAGACAACTTCAGGGGATCTGACCTATTGTTGGAGGCTGTACTTGAGGAGGATGTAGCACACAAGGCCAAGGAGTTTCTTGCACAGGCTCAAAAGCAGATGAAAAATGAATGAGATGTTAGCAAttgttttttcttttcgaaCCTTCCACAAGAAGAGTGCTGACAAAATGGCAAATTTTCACGGGCCTTCAATGCTCAGAATTGGCATTTTTTAGCTAGCTGGAGATCTTTCAAATTCCATGTGTTCTCTAA
This genomic window from Primulina huaijiensis isolate GDHJ02 chromosome 7, ASM1229523v2, whole genome shotgun sequence contains:
- the LOC140981801 gene encoding uncharacterized protein isoform X2 is translated as MFGISYGELFLIVGAAAALIGPKDLPIISRTMGRLAGRAIGYVQIARGQFESVMQQSQARQVHKELQDTMAQLEAIRHEIRSISFMSPGPLTTRLVDNIAKPKSVDTETSKPPDEVAAIAETTTTIGMPKDHSSTTSSPCDIHSQAMTYARLADTSSLGVKSMDEVLNELTDESGQFTVLPISAESAGLLPKPKERDNFRGSDLLLEAVLEEDVAHKAKEFLAQAQKQMKNE
- the LOC140981801 gene encoding uncharacterized protein isoform X1 produces the protein MFGISYGELFLIVGAAAALIGPKDLPIISRTMGRLAGRAIGYVQIARGQFESVMQQSQARQVHKELQDTMAQLEAIRHEIRSISFMSPGPLTTRLVDNIAKPKSVDTETSKPPDEVAAIAETTTTIGMPKDHSSTTSSPCDIHSQAMTYARLADTSSLGVKSMDEVLNELTDESGQFTVLPISAESAGLLPKPKGIERDNFRGSDLLLEAVLEEDVAHKAKEFLAQAQKQMKNE